From a single Collibacillus ludicampi genomic region:
- a CDS encoding YIEGIA family protein, with product MQIDQYTRMIIVGTILGVFSRLYMLRTDYRYYPTYPHGRVIHIALGVIASGLGAVAVPSLLKKDYTAITFLTLAASQFREVRNMERQMLSNVDQMELVPRGVTYIEGIAMVFEGRNYLVIFTSFLSSLFTYLLHWWGGILAGVITIFVLSRYMSGKTVQDFAKVREGKLYFKGPYLMVDDIVIMNIGLKDTRERILKHGIGIVVEPNNPNGRTSFAHLGQRQSILHDVSTILGVYRDSGEPSLVPLAKRDLETGNVGFFLLPLDKDPKKAIEIIKKSPMLESSLRKPLQADVKPDRHMDPAGR from the coding sequence ATGCAAATCGATCAATATACACGCATGATCATCGTTGGTACGATCTTGGGGGTTTTCTCGCGGTTATACATGCTTCGGACAGACTATCGTTATTATCCTACATATCCTCATGGACGTGTCATTCATATCGCTTTAGGTGTAATCGCATCCGGGTTGGGGGCAGTGGCTGTCCCTTCTTTGCTGAAAAAAGATTATACGGCCATCACATTCCTGACATTAGCCGCTTCACAATTTCGTGAAGTACGTAACATGGAACGGCAGATGTTATCCAATGTCGATCAGATGGAATTAGTTCCGAGGGGAGTCACCTACATCGAAGGGATTGCGATGGTCTTTGAAGGGCGCAATTATCTCGTTATCTTCACTTCCTTTCTTTCTTCTCTCTTTACTTATCTCTTGCATTGGTGGGGAGGAATTCTTGCCGGTGTGATCACCATTTTTGTTTTAAGCCGTTATATGAGCGGAAAAACGGTACAAGATTTTGCGAAAGTCCGAGAAGGAAAGTTGTATTTCAAGGGTCCTTATTTGATGGTGGATGATATCGTCATCATGAACATCGGATTGAAGGATACCCGTGAAAGGATTCTTAAACATGGAATAGGGATTGTGGTCGAACCCAATAACCCGAATGGGCGCACATCGTTCGCACATCTCGGGCAAAGGCAATCGATATTGCACGATGTCTCCACGATTCTCGGAGTCTACCGGGACAGCGGTGAACCCTCCCTGGTTCCCTTGGCAAAACGAGACTTGGAAACGGGGAATGTCGGTTTCTTTCTCCTTCCATTGGACAAAGATCCAAAGAAGGCCATTGAAATTATCAAAAAATCCCCGATGCTCGAGAGCTCTCTGCGTAAGCCTTTGCAGGCGGATGTAAAACCGGATCGCCACATGGATCCTGCCGGGAGGTAA